In Candida albicans SC5314 chromosome 4, complete sequence, the genomic window TCATTGTTGTCTgctttatttattgatggGGGTGAACTTTGTATTACGTGTAAACTATCTGATCGATATAATTGTCCACCTCTTTTGACTTTTGATGGAGTCGGTGGTAATGATCCTGATAATCGAGGTAGACagttttcatttattattctaATGAAATCTTTTCTTGGTAAAGGTGTACCATCAAAAGTGTTATTACTGCTGTCAATAAATGGATTCGATATTTTATTGGCTTGATTACTGCCAGGGCTTGTTAATTTGACAGGCGGTAAATtcgatgatgaagattcTATGCCATATATGCTTTCAGTGACTAAGGAGTTGCCTCTTATTGGACTTGAATGAGCTGTAtgatattgtttaattgGTCCACTAGACCCGTATATCGAAAATACCATCTGGTCAGCTTAGTAGTATTTCCTGATTAAGTCTTTTAGATTTGGCTACTCAGTTGTCTTCCCCATAAATTgttctatttttatttttttttgcaacactTTTGGGACAAATAATTAGAATGGAATAATTTGAAGTGAGTGTTTTTAATACAGCTTTAACTAATACATCAAATACTTAACAATCTTGAATATTATTAGACATGTTTATGTTAGGAAGCCAAATTCATatgaatatttgaaaacttgGTTTTGAGATGaaacaatatatttttcaaaaaaaccTAACATATTCTTCAGTTAGTCTAAACTGTAATGATATAAAAGTTTTCAATACACTAAAAACATTTAAATTTGCTAAGAATAAAACACTATCAAGTATTTATTCTAATAAGATTGTCACTTTCATTATTCTCAATCTCTTTGTTACATTTCTCACTACAAAGTTACCTATTAATTATACAACATTAATTATGCTTGTCGTTGGTATTTCAATGACATCTTGAGCAGAAGGATACACCTCAACCTCAACATCCCCATCTCCCAAATTGACTAATTGTCCAAAATATACTCCGTGGTTGAACAAAAACTGCACATACATTCCAACTTTGAACTCTGCTGATGTGGGGCCCTGGCGGTGGAATTTACAGAATGCTTCTCCagaatcaaaatcataCTGAACTCCATCAACCAACCCACAAGTTCCATGGAATGCTCGAGTGCATTTCTTATAACTGCATTGGAAACATGCTCCCATCTCACTCTGACGACAAACACCACAGCGTAGTTTCTTCTGGTTCTTGGTAATATCGTCTAGTCCGTGTACTGTGTTAGTTTTAAAGTCGCACTTAAGTTGATGAGGGAACATACTAGCACATATCTTGTGCACTCGACGGGGCCTCTCAGGTGTTGTGCCATACGTATCAGCTTGTAGCAACTCGAATAAAGCGGAATGGGAGTATTTTGTGTGTTGAAGTGTGTTGGGACAAAGAGCACATTCACGAGGGATGTCTGGTTGTTTGTGTGGTCTCTTGGTGGACACACTCTCATGTGTATTTGTAATGTGGACATTGTCTTGTTTTCTCTTGCGACACTTGCGTTGGATCTTCTCTACCTTGACCACTTCTATCGAACCATCAGAGTCAGCTTCAAGTCCGCCATCCCGACCATCTTCCTCTTTCACTGCCTCGTACTTCGTACCGTAATACTTTTCCCATAAATGCTTGATATTTATCCCAACAGAATCACTAATGCACTCACACTTTTTTGTGCGTTTCCCAAACTCAAACCAGTCGTCCAACGCAAAGTTCACCGACTCTGCCAAGTTGTAGTCGTAGTTGAACCCCGCATGGTATCCGTATGGGTATGTGATAATAAACTCACCCTCTCGGTGTATCGTGTGGTTCACTCTAATGCCGTGTTTTTCAAGGTACGCGGGCGACACCATAAATGTCTTGTGTCGGAGGAACTCACTGCACTGTTTGAACTCATCGCGGAATAAATCAACCATCAATGCGTAGAACTCTTCGTGCTGGCTCTGTGGTATCAGGTACCATTGTTTTGGTGCTCCAAAGTGCAAGTAATTTATCAGATACAAGTCCTGGTCTTCCAAATGCCATGCAAACGATGCCTTCCACAACCCCGCGTACAAATATGCCTGGTTCACCCCTGGTAGTTTCTCCTCCATTAGATCGAGCAAGTTCGGTAGGTGTGCCACATTCCACGCCGTTATCGACTTGTCAAACACAGAACCCATGGTGTCTGCTCCGTACATTGGCTCGGAGTACGAGAGCGACCTCCAATAGTTGGTCTCGAGCTCTTTGCACCGATCGTCGGTATACTGACTAGTGTTAATGTTGTAGAATGGAATATCTTTTGAGTGGGTCTCTGTTTCTGATTTACCTCTCTGTTTCCGTCGTGGTGGCTTGCGTGTCTTGGCCATCTCCTTCCATTGGAATATCGAATACTTTTTATATCGCTCGATGTTCTGCAGTTGGTATATCCCTGGTGCATTTGTGTTGATGCTCTGCACTATGGGGTTCTGGATAGACACTTGTTCTAGATTACTCTCGGTGTAGCATTTCTGCACTCGCAGAACCCATTGAGTAGGTGGAATCACCTTTACTATGCCCGACTGCATTCCGTATTTGTTGATTGCCTTGTTGAAGTTGTAAAAGTCTCGGAATTCGTGCATTGTAGGTTGGAACACTGGAACGCCATTGTCGTAGTAGCTGGGCTCTATATGTAGAGTTGTCTTGTGGGGATACACTGATTGCATTGTGAATGTGTTGTTTTGACAAGTAAGGTGGACTGTTTGGTTGCAATGGCGTATAACAAGGGTTCCAGAAAAGTTTATAAGGGTCACAAGTTTGTCAGCCGAGTGCAAACCACGAAAGAAAAAACCGGGACTCGGAAAAACAAAGACACCAATTCTTGAACCGGGTAAATTTGCAGTTGCTAGGAAATTATACCAGGGCTAGTTTAgtcaattgatgattgatGGCAATATTGACAACTCTGTTAGTAAATGAAATATGTATAGCTATGAGAGGATTAAAAGTATCTACTGTAGTTTGTTGAGCCATCATCATCCACGGTACTATATCACGCGTTGATTTTATTTCTGTGAGACTGGAAAATTTGACATGCTCTGTCATTTCTCATCCTTACATTACCCACACACATCCATGCCAACACAAAGAACTTCCCGACCAGCTACCCACGAACAGATCTCCAAGTCCAGAGTGGTGAATGCGTCGATCTTGACATTTTTGACCGTGCTCATTTTCCTCATATTGTTGTATCATTTCATATGGGCTGTGCAGGTGATGATGTACCAACCATATGGTAATCTTCTCAATAACATAGTCTACGGACCAGGGACTTTGATTGCCAATGCAGGACTAAGCTcgaaattgattaaatacATTAACACAAAGTTGGTCGAAGATAAAATAGAGGCAGACTACAAGAAGTATATATAGGTAAGGGTAAATGATACTAAGTTATGTATTTGTTGTCGTAATGCAGTTTCTGTCACAATATAAACGCAATATATCCAACTCtagatgatgattatgagAGTTTAACCACTGCTTTAATTCCTCTAATCTAATGGGTTCAAATGTCAATATTCGATCATACCAAAACTGATCCTGTTTTATTAGTAACTCAAGTTTGTCGAATACACATTGTTGCAAATCAAATCCTTTTAATGCTAATAAAGATTCTGGGGATATAAAGTCCGATATTCCCTGTAGTATTTCAAGCATTTtatcttttctttgtaCTGGTTTTAATCCCCAATCCTTAAACCTCTCTCGCAATTCGGTTGCCTTAAGTTTTGTGAATTCATCCTCTTCAACCAAAgaagaattcaaaaatgtATTACCGGCATTTTCGAATTGCAATTCTGGACTGGATGGTACCTGCATGTGGGAAGTATTACCAGTTTCctgtttatttttcaaaccaatttgaaacaaatctGTACTTTGTTCCTCGGAGTAATCATCATTAGCAGGTTCTTTACATTCTTCCACTTGTCTCGTAATCTCAATTATACTGAAACCAGTATCATCATCCAGGCTTTCTGAATCGGGAATCTCATTATCTAGATCAATGAATTCTCTCTTTATTTCTTCACCAAACTTTTTCACAGTTATGTTATTTTTAGGATCAGTGTAATTTTTCACTCTTAAGGCGGCAGATATTTCCAAAGTTGTTGTTCTCAACCTTTTAGTTGAATGAGGTTTCTTATAAGGCATGGAAGAAACAACGCCTGTAGGCCCAGAATCACTACAAGCATCAAGTGGTGGTGATCCGACTTTCTGAGTTAAAACTTCTGGCAGAAAAGACgttgtttgttttggtGTGCCAAACTGTGATACTGCTGTTGAATAAATGGATTCACTATCGGAAAATTCGATATTTATGTGCTTTTTGAGGGGGCTTTCTAGTACCAATTTTATTGGTGAAGGACTGCCAAAAATTCTATCCAcgttattttttattttattcgGTGTGCTTCTCAATGCTATTGGTATGGCGGGTTCATTCGTTGGAAAAATGTGGGGTTTCTTTGTAGGTGTTACAACAGGGGTTATTATTGGTGTCGAATCGCTTTCTACTACTTCTGACTCatattcttcattttctgatattttgttattttcaaGACATTTAGGCATTGTTAATTCTTGTCTAGTTTGATTTGTAGAAGTACCATTCTCATAAACGGACCGTAGTACCTGCAAACGTGGTCtttcaatgatttcaatttcagaCTCAGAATCCAGTATAGACTCAACGATGTCAGGCTGAGTTGATACAATATTATCTGCTAACATTATAATTGAGGATTCTGATTCATCGGATCTATCTTGATCAgcattcaatttattggaAGGGACATAAGAAGGGGTACTAAATATTTCTTCCACTTCATGGGCAGCAGTTGATTCCATTTCGCCTATTGTTATTGCCGAGTTTTGATCCGGAATAGTGTTTCCATTATCTGAATCTTTCTGGCTATGACGTTGAAGACTTTTATCTTGCTGATAGGTTTCACAAATCGAAGAATCAATTAGAATGTATTTTTGATCATCTTTTTCGTGATGACATATGTCGCGTTGAGTAGAACAATTTTGTGATAGAGTTAATATCAACCCGTCATTCTGAGTTGGATCGGTGTCGTCTTCAGTAGATGAATTGTCGTCAGAAACCATCTGTTCTTCGTCCAAGGCATACAAGTGTTGAATATCCTCATCGTTTAGTGAAACATCCACATTCAATGCTGCTATTTCCCACATCCCAGTACCACTATTTTCATATTGCTTTATTCTCTTTCTTATACTTTTCAAAGTAGTCTTATTCTTGGTTGGTTTTTGTAAATAGATTTGTTTGATGTAGTTCCACTCGTCCGAACTTATTAGTGATCCTTGGTTGCTTGTACTGGGTTCggttgatgttgatttgCCTGGTAGAAAATCGTCAATTTTGGCTTGATTATTTGTAAAGTAAGcaaatttatctttttcaaacgCTTGTCTAACAGCTTCACTCAGGGACTTTGGTTTTTTCACATTTGGCTTACGTGCCATTAGTTTACGTTTCTTGGTGGCTGcctttttcttaatttgaACTACTGAAACTGCAcctgaatttgaattgtttgatGAATCGTTATTGACGTGTTTGAAACTTTCTAGTTTTTTGATGGAAGTTTGTAAATATAGTCGTtggttttcttcttgttgtagTGATTCGTGTATAGATTGCATTTGGGTGGAATGAAAATACAATCCGCCATCATCGTCACCGTACTCAGTTGCCATTTGGAAGGCATATACTACCGTGTATATGATGATCTAGGTGGTAGAAGTATATTTTTTGAGGTTGCGCGTCCCTAaagtttttgtttacaaTTTTCCTCTTGTTAAAGATTTCACTAAAtaaagtattttttttttgcaatttgTGAAACAAAAATCGATGGAACTACCATGATACAGtcaaatgaaaatggactaataaataaactaCACTTTTAATGTTATAAATGTATTTGCGTAGATACTATTCATAAATCTACAAACCCTACTCAAGTGAGTCCATCTATGAACAATATTTCTCTTTCATTTCAGCTTTTATTTCCCATTTGCTTGACTTTTTGTCGTAAACTGCAATCTCttgtattgtatttttaATCAATGCCTTAGTAAAATCTTTAAACTCTTTCTTAGATAGTTCCACCAATGTACCAATAgtaaaatcattattattttccacaaattttattaaatcagCCAAAACCAGAGAATCTTTGatagttttcttttgagCAATCAATATATTCGGACTAGAAGATGTACCCACAGTAGGAgttgttttgtttattaaaatattaGCAACAGGTTTCGTTGAATCCTGAGTCGATGAAATTTCCTGAACTTGTGGTTCATTTTGAGTAGCCCAATAATTATGGAAGGGATCTATTGCTCCAGCTATATCTACTAATTTAACAGTAGCAAAACTTTGGAAATCTTGACTGTTTTCTTCATTGTTCCATTTGTTAATCACTGTTAAGGTAatgaatttctttttattgcTTTGAGGATCATCTTCCACAAATTCCtcgtcatcttcatctCCCATAACTGAatcgtcatcatcttcgtcatcttcattttctaTATCTTCACCTTCTTCATCCTCCTTATTCCATTCTAAATCTGAATCATAGCCATAATCTAGACCAGTTATCTCATTATCAAGtggattttgaattatagCGTCACGGCATTTTTGATGAGCCAACGAACAATAAGTCCCAATATATGGAGGCTTTGAGTTTTCATAAAAACTAATATACTTGATAGGAGGTAGAtcttgaattaattgataaacttGGTTTTCAGTTGTTGTGGGTGAGTTTAGGGCATTAATGATCTCTTCGGGTGTGATGTCGTTGGTAGTTGAAGGAGAAGATTTTGTGAATTTACTAAGATATGATTTGAAAGACAGCTCTTTCTGCAATTTTCCATTTATAAAGTCGTCAAGAATACTCTTGAATCCCAGGATATCCTGGTTGTCAATACTCATCAAGCTTACATTCTTTTGAACAAAGAATGGTAAAAACTCAGTTTCATAAAACGATTTAGGGGTAGCTTTAGTAGCATCTGTTTCAGATGAGTCCAATGATACTTTTTTCTCTTTACGTTTCTgtccaatttgaaaaaaactAGAGATTTTCATTTGACTTCTTTCTTTGGCTTCTTCGATCTTTCTCTTCTCCTCTTCAAGTCGTTTCTTTTCTGCTTCCTTGGCCAATCTTTGTTCCTCCaacttttgtttcttttctaatCTTAgcctttctttctcttgcttttccttttccttttgAAGTCTTTCTTCCTCCTTTTTAAGCTCTTTTGcccttctttcttcttcttgtttttgctttttcaattctttttcttcttcgaGTCGTTTTCTCTTTAATTccctttcttcttcttgctttcttttcttctcaagcttttcttgttctttaCGAAGCTTTTCctcttgtttttgtttttccttttctgctttttctaattcttttttagaCAAGGATTTCTCTTCTGTTGATTTATTCTGATTTACCTCAGCAGAATTCGACTTGGAGTCTGTTTTGtacttttttgttggtgataaatcttcttcattgtTGACTTCCACCGTCAGACTGGCGACTCTTTTAGTACGAATTGGTTCAGTCTGAGTAGTAGATAACTCAGATAAATCAGTGGTTTCATTagtcaaatcaataatttctaGCTGTGACGCCATATTAGAGTGATTCTCTATAAAGTATGACTTGGATAGtgttatttgatttgtgaagaaaaagaaaacaaatggACTTAAACagtttttttaaaaattcttgaacAATCGAATCGTTACGCGTTTGTTAACAAACAACatataagaaaaaaaatatacacACACAACACACGCGAATCCCACTAATTCTTACAAGGAAGATGAAAACCCCACCAATTCTACTAAAGCCAATATTGTTATAATTTTTATAaagtttattaaataaaaatacatGGAGACTTATAAATGTATTCTAATAATCCTAATTAACGAATAATAatagcaaaaaaaataccgaactgaaaatgatgatgaagatgaataattaaataaataaaagaaaataaaaagaaaataaaatctcACAATGAATGAATCAATGCAATCATGAGTAGTTTGGTATATCTAAATGGAAAAATGGAGTATTTGTACCAGTAGCAGCGTAATACGGTTCATCAACGTGATCTTCCAAATCTTTGTATCCAGCAGCAATATTGACATAGTTATTAGTAGAAAGCAAACCATCTTCATATGTACCAAATCCGGCATTCAACAAACCTCTTCTAATCCAAGGACTTAAAATACCTGAGAAATGGAATTCAACTTCACGATCAGCATAAGCATTTAAAGCTTTTCTTAAATCAACTAATGCCTGTATAGCAGTTACATCAATAGAAGCAACAGTGGAAAAATCGAAATGCACTATACGCAAAATAGGACGGTTAtcttcaactttttcttcgactttttctttcttggaCCATGGCAAGTTCCATCTCAATGGGCCTGGATCATTCCAAGGTCTTGACCCAATTTTAGAATAGTCAAACGGTTTCCCTCTTCTGGTTAATCTTTTTGCTTCATCAGAAACTTTATCAACTTGTCTAGATGCATTAGGATATGTAAAGGTTTCAACAGGTTTGAATACCAAAACACCTGGAGGTGGAGGTTGAACTTTGATACCAGCATTGATATTCTCGTTATTTAATGGCACCCAACGTGTATGGAATTTCACTTGTGGATTATTTCTCTGTAAAGCAGAAGTAGTCACACCTTCAACTGGTTTTATATCTTCTTTAGCTTTCAATTTACCAGCTTCATCAGTTGACTTGTAGTTAGTACCTTCAGATAAAACTTGATGAATTTCCAAATCACTAGAGTAGCTAGTACCATCAGATGCAGAAGCATTGTGTTCATCATGAGAGCCTGTTTGTTCAATGATTGGGTTAACAACTTCGGCAATTTGGATTTTACCCAAGAATTGACCATGTGGAATAGCAACTCTCACCAAcaatacaacaacagaagCAGCAATAGCAAAGTAAATACCAGCTTCAATGGTAACGAAAACAGTCAAGATAACAGCAATTAAAAAGATACCACAGTCGATTGGACTCATCTTCCAGAATGACCAAGtgattttgtaatttgCAATCAAATCTGAAACAGCATGAATAATAACTGCAGATAAAGTTGCTTTAGGAATGTAGTAGAAAGCCTTTGTTAAAGCATACAAAGCCAACAAAACGACAGCACCAGTGAAAATACCTGCCAATGGAGTTCTAACACCACATTTTGCTTTCAATGCAGATCTTGAGAAGGAACCAGTAGCTGGGTAAGCGTTGAAGAAAGTACCAATTAAGTTATTGACACCAATAGCAATAACTTCTTGATCTGGAACCACTTTATAATCATTAATTCTACCGAATGACTTGGATATAGCAATATGTTCTAACAACAAAATGACAGTAGAGACGGGAATTTCAGAGGCCATAGCACTGATTATACCATCAGGAATGGACATAACACCAACGTGACGCAACCCACTTGGAACATCACCAATAGTCTTGATTGGTGGTTTGAATTTGGAGGAAGGACCATTGAATGCAACTTTCTTAGGATGGACAATACCCCAAGATATAGCTGtagcaacaataataacaatagcGTTTCTTAATTGTTGGAAATAGAAAAAGTACATCTTGTGTCTTGGGTATCTTTTTTGAGCATAATCAGTCAGGAATTTCCACAAGTataaaatgaataatgGAATCAACCCAAAGGCAGCGTCAACAGTGGAGTCTGGCAAGTGTTTCAATGTGttgacaacaacaagatatGTACTATCTCTTGTGTTAACTTTACTGTTATAACCCATTAACCCTGGAACTTGACCAGTGATAATGTTAAATGCAGAACCAGTCATGAACCCCATGACCGCTGGGATAGAAATAAATTCTAAAATGAATCCTAAACGTAACAAACCAATACCAAGAGCGATACCACCACAAATCAATGACAAAAATGTGGCAATTTCAGGAGCAGCATACTTGTCACCAAACTTATCTTGTACATGAGCAATGACCTTAGACACTTGCAAGGACATAACAGCGACAGGACCGATGGAAACATCTTTTGAGGTGGcgaaaaatgaataaatgaaaacacCGACAAAGGAAGAATATAAACCATATTGAGCTTCTAACCCAGCTAATTGGGCATATGACATAGATTGAGGCACTAAAACAACTCCCACAGTAATACCAGCAACCAAGTCACCATATAACCATCTAATATTGTAATGCAAAATCCATTTAAGAATTGGAAACAATGAAATAAGATAATCAGCTATCATTTTTAGTGGGTTAGCAAAGATATATTGAAACCATTCTTTTACAGTAACTTCTCTTTCATCGTATGCTGGAACAAAAACATTGCTATTGTAATTGGTATTATTTATACTGTTTGAATCGAATTCATGTGATTTGACTTTATGATGTTCTTCCCCTCCATATAAATGAGGAACTTCAGATACAAATCCTTCGTTCGATGTTATGGATTTGACCACTTCAAGCACGCCTGTCATTATGTATCAATATTCTAAAGAAATAAGGTAAAAtgcaaataaaaatgaaaatgaaaaagtatCTATTTATTGACAGCAGACAAGCAGTTGAAG contains:
- a CDS encoding uncharacterized protein (Ortholog(s) have 5'-flap endonuclease activity); amino-acid sequence: MATEYGDDDGGLYFHSTQMQSIHESLQQEENQRLYLQTSIKKLESFKHVNNDSSNNSNSGAVSVVQIKKKAATKKRKLMARKPNVKKPKSSSEAVRQAFEKDKFAYFTNNQAKIDDFLPGKSTSTEPSTSNQGSLISSDEWNYIKQIYLQKPTKNKTTLKSIRKRIKQYENSGTGMWEIAALNVDVSLNDEDIQHLYALDEEQMVSDDNSSTEDDTDPTQNDGLILTLSQNCSTQRDICHHEKDDQKYILIDSSICETYQQDKSLQRHSQKDSDNGNTIPDQNSAITIGEMESTAAHEVEEIFSTPSYVPSNKLNADQDRSDESESSIIMLADNIVSTQPDIVESISDSESEIEIIERPRLQVLRSVYENGTSTNQTRQELTMPKCLENNKISENEEYESEVVESDSTPIITPVVTPTKKPHIFPTNEPAIPIALRSTPNKIKNNVDRIFGSPSPIKLVLESPLKKHINIEFSDSESIYSTAVSQFGTPKQTTSFSPEVLTQKVGSPPLDACSDSGPTGVVSSMPYKKPHSTKRLRTTTLEISAALRVKNYTDPKNNITVKKFGEEIKREFIDLDNEIPDSESSDDDTGFSIIEITRQVEECKEPANDDYSEEQSTDLFQIGLKNKQETGNTSHMQVPSSPELQFENAGNTFLNSSLVEEDEFTKLKATELRERFKDWGLKPVQRKDKMLEILQGISDFISPESLLALKGFDLQQCVFDKLELLIKQDQFWYDRILTFEPIRLEELKQWLNSHNHHLELDILRLYCDRNCITTTNT
- a CDS encoding uncharacterized protein (Ortholog of C. parapsilosis CDC317 : CPAR2_400095, C. dubliniensis CD36 : Cd36_42560, Candida tenuis NRRL Y-1498 : CANTEDRAFT_113280 and Lodderomyces elongisporus NRLL YB-4239 : LELG_04166), coding for MLCHFSSLHYPHTSMPTQRTSRPATHEQISKSRVVNASILTFLTVLIFLILLYHFIWAVQVMMYQPYGNLLNNIVYGPGTLIANAGLSSKLIKYINTKLVEDKIEADYKKYI
- the SUL2 gene encoding sulfate permease (Putative sulfate transporter; transcript negatively regulated by Sfu1; amphotericin B induced; F-12/CO2 and Spider biofilm induced) → MTGVLEVVKSITSNEGFVSEVPHLYGGEEHHKVKSHEFDSNSINNTNYNSNVFVPAYDEREVTVKEWFQYIFANPLKMIADYLISLFPILKWILHYNIRWLYGDLVAGITVGVVLVPQSMSYAQLAGLEAQYGLYSSFVGVFIYSFFATSKDVSIGPVAVMSLQVSKVIAHVQDKFGDKYAAPEIATFLSLICGGIALGIGLLRLGFILEFISIPAVMGFMTGSAFNIITGQVPGLMGYNSKVNTRDSTYLVVVNTLKHLPDSTVDAAFGLIPLFILYLWKFSTDYAQKRYPRHKMYFFYFQQLRNAIVIIVATAISWGIVHPKKVAFNGPSSKFKPPIKTIGDVPSGLRHVGVMSIPDGIISAMASEIPVSTVILLLEHIAISKSFGRINDYKVVPDQEVIAIGVNNLIGTFFNAYPATGSFSRSALKAKCGVRTPLAGIFTGAVVLLALYALTKAFYYIPKATLSAVIIHAVSDLIANYKITWSFWKMSPIDCGIFLIAVILTVFVTIEAGIYFAIAASVVVLLVRVAIPHGQFLGKIQIAEVVNPIIEQTGSHDEHNASASDGTSYSSDLEIHQVLSEGTNYKSTDEAGKLKAKEDIKPVEGVTTSALQRNNPQVKFHTRWVPLNNENINAGIKVQPPPPGVLVFKPVETFTYPNASRQVDKVSDEAKRLTRRGKPFDYSKIGSRPWNDPGPLRWNLPWSKKEKVEEKVEDNRPILRIVHFDFSTVASIDVTAIQALVDLRKALNAYADREVEFHFSGILSPWIRRGLLNAGFGTYEDGLLSTNNYVNIAAGYKDLEDHVDEPYYAATGTNTPFFHLDIPNYS
- a CDS encoding uncharacterized protein (Ortholog(s) have histone demethylase activity (H3-K36 specific), histone demethylase activity (H3-K9 specific), sequence-specific DNA binding and transcriptional repressor activity, more); its protein translation is MQSVYPHKTTLHIEPSYYDNGVPVFQPTMHEFRDFYNFNKAINKYGMQSGIVKVIPPTQWVSRVQKCYTESNLEQVSIQNPIVQSINTNAPGIYQSQNIERYKKYSIFQWKEMAKTRKPPRRKQRGKSETETHSKDIPFYNINTSQYTDDRCKELETNYWRSLSYSEPMYGADTMGSVFDKSITAWNVAHLPNLLDLMEEKLPGVNQAYLYAGLWKASFAWHLEDQDLYSINYLHFGAPKQWYSIPQSQHEEFYALMVDLFRDEFKQCSEFLRHKTFMVSPAYLEKHGIRVNHTIHREGEFIITYPYGYHAGFNYDYNLAESVNFALDDWFEFGKRTKKCECISDSVGINIKHLWEKYYGTKYEAVKEEDGRDGGLEADSDGSIEVVKVEKIQRKCRKRKQDNVHITNTHESVSTKRPHKQPDIPRECALCPNTLQHTKYSHSALFELLQADTYGTTPERPRRVHKICASMFPHQLKCDFKTNTVHGLDDITKNQKKLRCGVCRQSEMGACFQCSYKKCTRAFHGTCGLVDGVQYDFDSGEAFCKFHRQGPTSAEFKVGMYVQFLFNHGVYFGQLVNLGDGDVEVEVYPSAQDVIEIPTTSIINVV
- a CDS encoding uncharacterized protein (Ortholog(s) have histone binding activity, role in DNA replication-dependent nucleosome assembly and CAF-1 complex, chromosome, centromeric region, nucleus localization) produces the protein MASQLEIIDLTNETTDLSELSTTQTEPIRTKRVASSTVEVNNEEDLSPTKKYKTDSKSNSAEVNQNKSTEEKSLSKKELEKAEKEKQKQEEKLRKEQEKLEKKRKQEEERELKRKRLEEEKELKKQKQEEERRAKELKKEEERLQKEKEKQEKERLRLEKKQKLEEQRLAKEAEKKRLEEEKRKIEEAKERSQMKISSFFQIGQKRKEKKVSLDSSETDATKATPKSFYETEFLPFFVQKNVSLMSIDNQDISGFKSILDDFINGKLQKESSFKSYLSKFTKSSPSTTNDITPEEIINALNSPTTTENQVYQLIQDLPPIKYISFYENSKPPYIGTYCSLAHQKCRDAIIQNPLDNEITGLDYGYDSDLEWNKEDEEGEDIENEDDEDDDDSVMGDEDDEEFVEDDPQSNKKKFITLTVINKWNNEENSQDFQSFATVKLVDIAGAIDPFHNYWATQNEPQVQEISSTQDSTKPVANILINKTTPTVGTSSSPNILIAQKKTIKDSSVLADLIKFVENNNDFTIGTLVELSKKEFKDFTKALIKNTIQEIAVYDKKSSKWEIKAEMKEKYCS